From the Glycine max cultivar Williams 82 chromosome 11, Glycine_max_v4.0, whole genome shotgun sequence genome, the window TGTGTAAGGACTGAGGAAAGATGCTGTTTGAAAGGATAGAGTTTTGATAAATAGTTGTGGTTTACAAGCTTTGAGCGACGCGAGGGAGTTGACTAGTAATAGACTGGTCTGACATAAAGGTTTAACCAGAGGGGACTTAGCTCAATGTGTTACTCGAATCAATTTATATGCAAATAACTGTTATGCTTTGTAGTTTATGCAAAATTTATGTGTCATacataattgttattattgaggGTATAAGGTCCTCCAATCTTTGGGCttaaaaatgatgaaattgTCTATAATGGTGGCACGTAGAGGCACAATTTCTATCCCTACCCTCCCTTAAGTTGGGTCTTCCTCGTGGCTCACCAAACCATCACCCTTCTTTACACCCCCAAGGCAAAATGCAGATAAAACAAACATGCAGGATGTGCTGCAAATAAAATACAGGAACACTGATTTTTTCCATGTGTAAAGATGCAATTGCATGCATCTAGGGCAATATAATTAAAGTGTTCCTGAGTAAAAGTATATATGCAAGCAGATTGATAGGCAGTCAAACATTAAGATACAAGGAATTGTATAATTTCTAAGAGTTTCTGGTCATGGACATTTCCATTCAGCAAGAGTTTCTGCTATAATGTACAATAGACAGACCTGATCAATAACAGCAAGGGTTCTGCCAGCCACAACTAGAATGAACTTTTTATCCACCTGATGCAGAACTTTAGCATCCTCAAGGCATTTCTTACTGATAGTTTCAGGAATCAATGAGTCTCCAGCAAGATGCAAGAATCCAGAAGAAATGTCAAGAATATTGTTTTGACTTTGAATGTTAGCCAGTTTATCATTCTTCTGTGCAAAGGTCATACTAATTGTCAGATCAAACAGTCATCCTCCATACTAATGAATGTCTTCTATGAAAACATAATAGGCCACTAAATATTGACAACGTAACTGTAATTTTGGGTGAGCAGTTCCTCCATTTAGTCCCATAATCTAGGGAATCTTGCACACCCCTAGAGATCAATTCTGAAATACCAGATAGTATGGGTTTAATAGCAAATTAACAGTTGAAAGATAAGATgaaccttttaaaaatattctactATTGATCATATAAACATGAAATAAATTGTATTCATAACCCAAAATAGAATAACAACTAACTTTTTCAATGTACAAGATGGTGTAAATTACAAAACTTCCACATTTGTTGGTCTTCATTTTTGGCAGAAAATGCTAAACAACAAAGAAACACCCAGCTTTACACAgcataaagaaattaattgtaaagaaacttattattttagaaataaattagtagCCCAAAATTATCTGTAAAGATAAGCCAGCTACTAAGCAATAGATTTTCCCCTCACTGCAAATTCTAGGCTGGGCAATTTGATCATGGCTCTGAGCAAAGACTAATGTATTTTAAATGAGCTCATCTTGTCGGACCAGACTACAGTTTTACCCACACGTTGAACTTACCCCCAAATGGAGCACTGTTTTGAATGTTGAAACTTTCAAATCCATCAATATCTGTAATGTCGTTAACCTGCATATCTCCCAGAACCTCTGAAGTTCGTTTCACATTAATTCTATGATCAGGGCAAAACCACAAGGGTCAGTAAGAATTTATTGCCAACATTTAAGCAGCTCTTATGGGTCAATAAGATTATCCTACTTGAATTCTTGCAATAAGAATTCTTCAGTGCTATGGTGAAGACCAACCGGAGACTGTTGAGGATATTTAAAATTACTAGCTTCTGCAGATTCAAAAGCATCAATTCAATTTGTGCTATTTGGAAATGTTACTACATAACGAAAAGGGAGCAAAGGAgaaaaaacaaaggaagaaaatgaaaaaccttGATGATTGAAAGCAGGGTTGGACACTCGGCCAATCTGTCTGTTGCCTATCATTTCTGAAGGATgatttaaagagaaaaacttCCTTTTGTATGATGGATCCTTTTATAGTATCTAGATATTTCTCCTAGGTCATCTTCAATATCAGTTGTATGACAAACACCCAATGCAGATGCTTGAGATGAGGGTTTTTGGTAGTCAGGATGCCATTCAAAATTTAACAACTGATCATCTGACCCAGAGCTTCCTATTTGTAATGCTGAATAGCATAAATCTGGAGGGAGACAATTTTCTTCAGACAATGCTCTAACGAGGAAATCAGAATCTTTAGACATCTTTAACTTTTTTGTGACTTCTGGACAGGGATGGGCATATAAATCCTTACCACTTCTATAATCCTCCTCTGCATTCTGCTTGCTCCAAAAGCTATCAGTTTGGAGTTCATATTCATCATTTACAAACAAAGCCTTCTCATGCAGGATACTTCCTAGCGTAGAGCATCTCTTTAGAAAAGGTTGTTGCAAATCCTCATTAATCTTTACATCATAACCATACCCACTGCAGCTATTATAAAGCAAATCATCTTCAAATGATTCATTGATCACATCAGCTTCTACTTTATGGAATCTTCTTCCATGTGAAGAACTCGGTGCATCAAAAGGTACATCAATGTTGAAACTTTCTACAGCAGGAATTTCACCATCAAAAAAGTTATCACCTTCCAATAAGCTATTGCTATTATGCATCAACAAACTATTATGCTTTCTCATCACAGTGGACGTGCACTTGGCATAAGAACCATCCAATAAGTTGCCAGAATAACCAGTCTGAAGAAGAAAGTCTCCCTTACtttgtttctctttgaaaattGTGACCCCTAAGTAATCAACATCTTCCCTGTTGGATTGATGACAGTCACCTTCAATTAGATTGTCTTAAGTAGAAAAAAAGAGATCTAGGCAATCCTTACGATTGTGGTTTCTAAACTTTGACATATCTGCATCAAAGATATGACAACAATCTACAAATGTTTAAAAGAGAAAGCAAACCACTGTAGCCTATAAATCATTTAAGCAATTTTTTTCTGTAAAATAAGGACCACattttaatcttaaatatatGCAATGAAGAAAGGCGAAACCGCAAAAGTAAATGGTCAAAATTAATCAGACAAATTTATTGCAACTGCAAAGGAAACTATTTGATAAACAAAGGTATAAACTTCACCTGATACTGCTAAAATGATGTTGATCTTCTACCATGTATGTGGCTCCATTGGAGGGATCTACGGTAAGAATAGATAATAGAAGCATAAAAACCAGTAATTCATTGTACTATATATCAATATGATGCAGTGGGAGGATATACCACAAGCTACGTTTTCCTCCCAGAATTGTTTGATGGCCTTCACAATGAAGTTTAGTATAGGAGCCCAATCCTTAAAATGTGAGGGAAAAACAGACAATCAGATTTATGTAGTGTGCATggttatgataaaataattcataGTGAAATTCCAATATGGGAAACAAAATCTCTGATCATTATTGCTTCTTGGAGTTAATTTACACCACCCAGAGTACATGAAGTATAACATAAAAGCCTGAATCTAGACCAAAACCCTACAAGAATTGTTTGATGGCCTTCTCAATGAAGTTTAGTATAGGAGTCCAATCCTTAAAATGTGAGGGAAAAACAGACAATCAGATTTATGTTGTGTGCATGGTTATGATAATATAATCCATAGTGAAATTCCAATATGGGAAACAAAATCTCTGATCATTATTGCTTCTTGgagttaatttaaatttacaccACCCAGAGTACGTGATGTATAACATAAAAGCCTGAATCTAGACCAAAACCCTACAAAAATCATTTATGGAAACAAGAATGCAGTCTCGCCTCATTGATGTactgaaaagataaaataagtcATGAAAAGGGAAGCCAAGAAAAGCTATACCTTAAATTTAACAGTTTTTGATGGCTCAAAGGCCAAATCATACAAAGATCGGGGGCAACTCAAATTCAAGAGATAAGCTGGACATGGTTGACACCTGGTTCTCTTCTTGTTTTGGAACTCTTCATCAGTATTCCATGAGTTCAGATGCTCAAACCTATTAGCCAGTTGACGCATAAGCTTGTGAACTGGGCCCTTGCAAACAAATTGTGAGTTGGCATCTAACCATGTTAAGGTCAACAGTACACATGTTTAaggttttttattcttttcaaacATCAACATGTCTATTGTCCACTCTACAAATAATACACTATTTAAAGTAGTAGTCACATGGATACAGACATACTGCAAGGCCTGCAAAAATGCACCAAAAGTTAGGGGAGGGCACCCAGAAAGAATCTACATGTAAGCAAGGGTAAGATGAGATAAACAACTgactttttaaattagaaatatgAGTCACCTTCGTATCCACAGTATTGCAAGGACCAGATATATATCCAGAAAGCTTTATGATATCATTCTCAACTTCTAAATTGTGAAGAGAGCTTGTGACTTCTACTCCAAAGCCACTGGTTACAAGTGACAGAGGAGAAGAAGCAGAATGGGTGCAAAAGAGCTCATCCTCTCTATATATGTAAGGTATAAAAGAATGTTAATAaaccaagaaaaagaagattCAACTTGCTTTGAAGTGATGCAATATACCTTTCAATATCAACAACTTTGAAGGAAATATTTGGGCACACGAGTGCAAGCCACACTACACAGTTCTTGATTGATTGCAGTACCTTATTGGGACTTCCAATTCAGAGATGGAACTCACTAGTCAATCCAAAAAGTTGAAACATAGCCATAGTTTTCATACAAGGTAACTATGACTTCAGAATACATATGACTTGTATGGTGGAACAAGAGAAAAAGAACCTGGATTGCATGTATTTTCTCTGAACTGGTTGGTTGTAAAATAAATCACGGATAACAACTGACAGAAACAAGGTCTTAATTAGCAATCAAGCCATCATGCtaaaagaatgagaaaaaaatgtcaTCATCTAGAAAGGAATTTCTATCCGGACAAATGTAATGAATATGGGCAGATATTGAAGATTGCTCAGTGAGGAAGAGAAATTATAAGAGCAAATAATTTAATTGCAACCAAAAGGAaagatttattttcaaatggGGGAAGGAAGCCAAATTAAAAATGGTCTAATCTAGCTATAAATCAAGTAAAAGATTGCCCTATAATGGCAATCAATGGTCCCAATTAAACAGCCATTCCATTTACTAGATGAgatttaacaaataaaactgCAATTCATAGCGAAAATTAAGTTGCTCTAAGAATCTagcattataaataaatagtaatattTAAGGAAGGAATGCTATCAGGAAATATTATTTCCACAAAATCAGCTTCCAAAATTTTCCCTCTggttccttgaaaaaaaaatgaaaatagtaaaattacaAATCGCTTATTTTTCTAAAGCTCTCTTAGATAACTCAGAAAATaagttattatttctttctcaaAACAACTTGAACCAAACATGCATTACTAATTTTGATCATTAATTTAGACCATTTGTTATGTACTTATGTTGTCCACATTAACTTCATTTGAGTTTCTCGTGTGTGCATGTTTGTATATGTAGTGTCCTGGtgtcccatattttggacattaACCATGTTGGAGTGTCTGTGTCCCGGTTGTATCTAGAGTCCATGTCAGAGTCTATATATACTTCATAATTAGTACCAATACCAACATGTCAAAATATGTGTTATGATACCAACCAGCTACAAAATACGTGATAAAcaattgattataaaatttagCAGCTCAGAATTCAGATGGCAACTATcttttgtgaaagaaaagaggaagagaaggaaGATTGAAGAATCCCATAAACCCTAGCTAAATAAAAACCAGATAATTAGTAGAAATGTAGAGCTAAAGGAAGAATAACAAATTCAatccacaaataaaattaagtaaaactaATATTCCTCTACTAATTAACCAAGAAAAGCAGCAGATTTATGGAAATATGAATGGCATCTAAGCATTATTAAGTGTCATTTTCAGCATACAGGGAAAAAAAAGTAACTGTCAGATTCACCTAAAGTATTACCTGTGGTGCCCATTTCCTTTCTATCATCATCAATACCAAGATATAAGCACTTGCACCCCTGCAGACAATATAGAAACACAAACCTTGCATCAATAGCAACAATGATACGAATAATGTCTCCCTGAATAAAGCATAGGAAGTTATCCCCACCTTCAATACTTTTCGATATCCATTTGGCCTTCCATATGTTTTCGTCACAATTTCCAGCAAAGAGACTTCAGATATGGAAGCTAAAACTTCCCCGCGAAAACCGAAGTTCTCACTCGAGGCATTCAGGTCAACCAAATTAAGAAATTTTGATGTTGCTGCTTGTTCAATATACATACATAATAACATTATCAAAGGCGGCAAGGAAACTGAAATTCATGGaagaactaattaaaaaaaaaaaaaaaaaggctcccTTCTTTTCTTACATTTTATGCAATATAGGCTAATAAAAAGCCACTCATGTAGCTTCTTGGATGTTGAGTTTGAAACATTGCAACAGACTGCAATGGTCTGATCACTTTAGTTACCTTTATTAACTAACTTTTAGAATCAAGGAACGACAAACTCCTTTTAATACAATTTTCCAAACACTGACCCCAAGGACAGCTGCATATACGAACTAAAAGTATTGTAACTGAGAAATTTAACAAACTATAATCACCTCCACAAAAGAAATTTGAGAATACAATAGGCAAGGTCACTCAGTCATCTGGCTTACTacataaagataattttatcgCGTAACAAAGGACTGTTACAAAGTAGGAAAAccttaaaacaataaaaaaaaatctattttaggCGCTCTAATCACAACATACCTTTCGTTTCTTTTAATGAACATAGCTTGAACACTGCTGTGTTCAGGAAACGACCACCAAAAAAATGGAGCATGCAGGCACAACAAATGCACCAACTAGTCGCAAGTTAACAtggtagaaaaaagaaagaaacaacaacaatgaaATGCACACCATATCTTTCTCCCACCATTTCCATCCCATCTCGAGGGATTCCACTTCCTACAAACACATATATTGATCAAAATCATAAAGAGGCCAAAACCTAAATGTGCCATGTAGCTCCAAATTTTGAGCACAAAAAGATAAACAGAGATCCATTTCTACAAAAAGAACTATTAAAATTTTACCATCATCAACAACTTTCAAATAGCAGCTCCCAGTACTAACAAACACCGATACCTGAAACAGAAATAATAGACAGACAGCTCAATTGGTATAACCCAAATTCTCAAAGCTAATGAACTTTTAACTTCTCTGTCTCTCCCTTTGTGGCACGAGCATCGAGGCTATTGAAAACTAGTTCCTCGACGACACGCGTGAAGTCGACGAGGAAAATGCCCGAACGCAGTGAGCTACGCACAGCCTCCGACAATAACTTTATGCTCGCCATTAAGCCCCCGCCGCCGCTGCGATTAGGATGAACATGCCCGATAGGTTCCTCGCCTCGCCGGCTCCTAGGGTTTCTGATCGGACGGTATCATTTGATCGGAGAAAACCTCGCGGAGAGAGCTCAGCGTGTTGCTATTTTCGAATTCTGCACAGAAATGGCGGTTTCTGCATGCGAAACTGAAACAATTGTATGGTATTTCAGTGATATATTTATTGGATGaaatcttaattattaaaactatttaacttattttattaaaaatactataaaattaatattttaaaaaaatagacacttTTATGTTGAAATTCAATAGAAAGAATATCTTTTCTATGGCTAGAGTTCTCTGCATCATTGTAATCCTAGGTAGTGCAAATtgtgattattatttattaattggtCCCTATTTTGACTTTTACATAAATACAAAAAGGTTTtgtaagtaataaaaattattatctttgtCCGCTTCTATTTCTTAGAGAAAGAAGATATCATAATTGTTTCCTTCATATTTCTAAACTAGAAAGTTGAAAACAGAAATTAGctacttaattatttatctatataaaatataaatatactcACTTTCACATCCGTCTTTTagatataatgtttttatttttttgtgaactataaataatattttatgttttcattaagttaatttatttatactgcagaaaaaaaatatttatttcgtactcatttgaaatattttaggtATAACTTTTATCTTTAGTTTATTTTAGGATAATATTTTGTTGACTCCTCACAATCTTTGAGTTATGAGAAATTCTCATTATGATGTTGCCTTAGTCAATGTTAATACTAATTTTTGGAGGCTACTTCAACTAAAGTACTCCTATATGGTCaatatgatatattgacttTATTATGTCtagaattgatttaattttttttaaatcgtgctattttctattaaaagtaaaaaacttatgttgttaacttttaatttttacattgatTACACACATTTTTGTCATATAAATGCAAAACCAAACACATCCATGTCATTGCACCAAAATCTTGAAGCATGACACATGAAATGCTTAATACATGtcaataaatttccaaaaattaGAGAACCCACAATTTGTTGGTACTAGTTGCGACGATTTTAACTTTCTTAAGCTGTCTACTATTTTGTAATCAAAGCACATTCATCATCCCAtattatatctatatttatgcaACTTATATTGACCTCCAACTATACAAAAAGACGATTGGTTTTATtcacaaacacacaaaaaatataaacttttcaACCAAACTACCACGTACATAATAGTAAAATGAAGACCTAATATAAACGACATTCCAATAagtagttaacattggtttgtCAATGTGAGTCAGTAACTAAGTTGAGTTTTATGGTTACCTAAATTTTAATGTGATTAACAATTCTGTTTCCTTCATATTAATTTGTCACTCCTTAACTATCTAACATTGTTTATTTTGGGTATCATCATCTGAGATAATGTAGACATGTTtgcataagatatttttttatccttattaaatttcatttcatccTAGATCCGTACATATAAGAAAGTGTGTGCTTAATGAGcgttaaaaaatttgattatgaataaaattgattttggtttataatttattttgaagttatgtGATTTATGCATGTTTGGGTGATTttggttataatttattttgaagtaaaatttaatatattttttttatctaatgtaGAAGTTACATAAAATtacttcaattcaaaattaattccaAACTCATAATCAATTATGAAATCATCTCCAATATAAACccaaatgtataaaaaattatctaaaaccAATTATGACTCCAAATCAGTTTTGCAATATGAACATACACTCGAAGTATATTAAGTATATTTCAGCATGAAGTAAATTGGTAGCATGCGTATTACTCTTAAACAAACATAAACTCTCTCGCAGGGGTAATGTGCCTTGTGACATCAAcctcaaattataataataataataataataataataaaaccatCGTTAATAGTGTGATACACACATTTATTACatttaactttatttgtaaatctTTTTGCTGAGCGCTAGAATGTCATTACATATGACCTAAACCATCACCACCAAGCCCAGTTGTGTTTTGAGGAGGAAACCACTGTAAGAATATCTCAGATCTTAGTCAAAATCAAAGTCAAACATCTCGTACCAATTTATAAAACAAGCTTGTGCCTATGTGGTTTTTCATCATTTTccttacttttaattaaaaactgttctacaaaaataaattcaagatatataaattatactttttaatatcCAACTAAACACACGCTgttacaataattaatttttgtcttgTATGATATTTAGGTTGTGCAGTTTAAAATATTAACTCTTCTTCCTCTATGTCAACTTTTATATAAACTATATATACTCCCTAGCTAATTAGAATAGAATAGAATAGAGTATGAGTGAATCGCACATTctgttgttaaaaaataaaatagaatagaatagaacctaaaatttaaagaatattttaatttcataaatattaaaataaaacagattaatttcataaatttaaagtgTTGCAGTAAACATTACTGTTGAGTttgtacaaaattttatttctgtTGAGTGGTGTTGACAGAAATATCTCaaatatgtaattattattctttttgaaTTCGAATGATCACATCATGACATCATCCTAAAGTTTGGTCAAAATGAATATCAAAACAACAGcagttaaaataaatgataaaaatactaaatagtaaacattataaaataaattttgttaataactaccaatttataaaagtaatttcagaataatttacaaaacatgATTTTTCTTCTAACAAATgtattcaaagttcaaacaattCTGACAGTAAAAAAGCAGAATTATGGTGCTTTGAAATTTGTAAGAAGGTTGAAAAAATTACTACAGTAGTTGAAAAATGGAGGCAACGGCACAACACAAGAACGTTACAATGGCCGATCTGACCTAGTTTGACAGAAATCAGAAAAGTGAGTGATTGGCGTG encodes:
- the LOC100780255 gene encoding LOW QUALITY PROTEIN: DNA mismatch repair protein MLH3 (The sequence of the model RefSeq protein was modified relative to this genomic sequence to represent the inferred CDS: deleted 2 bases in 1 codon; substituted 2 bases at 2 genomic stop codons) produces the protein MLHFFGGRFLNTAVFKLCSLKETKATSKFLNLVDLNASSENFGFRGEVLASISEVSLLEIVTKTYGRPNGYRKVLKGCKCLYLGIDDDRKEMGTTVVIRDLFYNQPVQRKYMQSSPNKVLQSIKNCVVWLALVCPNISFKVVDIEREDELFCTHSASSPLSLVTSGFGVEVTSSLHNLEVENDIIKLSGYISGPCNTVDTKALQYVYANSQFVCKGPVHKLMRQLANRFEHLNSWNTDEEFQNKKRTRCQPCPAYLLNLSCPRSLYDLAFEPSKTVKFKDWAPILNFIVKAIKQFWEENVACDPSNGATYMVEDQHHFSSIREDVDYLGVTIFKEKQSKGDFLLQTGYSGNLLDGSYAKCTSTVMRKHNSLLMHNSNSLLEGDNFFDGEIPAVESFNIDVPFDAPSSSHGRRFHKVEADVINESFEDDLLYNSCSGYGYDVKINEDLQQPFLKRCSTLGSILHEKALFVNDEYELQTDSFWSKQNAEEDYRSGKDLYAHPCPEVTKKLKMSKDSDFLVRALSEENCLPPDLCYSALQIGSSGSDDQLLNFEWHPDYQKPSSQASALGVCHTTDIEDDLGEISRYYKRIHHTKGSFSLXIPSEMIGNRQIGRVSNPAFNHQEASNFKYPQQSPVGLHHSTEEFLLQEFKINVKRTSEVLGDMQVNDITDIDGFESFNIQNSAPFGELISRGVQDSLDYGTKWRNCSPKITKNDKLANIQSQNNILDISSGFLHLAGDSLIPETISKKCLEDAKVLHQVDKKFILVVAGRTLAVIDQHAADERIRLEELCQKVLSGEAKAITYLGAEQELVLPEIGYQLLHSYSEKIKDWGXICTIHAQNSESFGRNLDILNRPQMVVTLLYVPCILGVKLNDVDLLEFLQQVADTDGSSTMPPSVLRVLNLKACRGAIMFGDSLLPSECSFIVEELKHTSLCFQCAHGRPATVPLVNLEALHNQIAKLRLMNECSSDECHGLRRHTVRVERAAQRLNSARGI